From a single Rosa rugosa chromosome 7, drRosRugo1.1, whole genome shotgun sequence genomic region:
- the LOC133721487 gene encoding AT-hook motif nuclear-localized protein 20-like codes for MAWWAGQVGLPGGLKHEGSAGSSTPMKLMKPDLGISMNNSSTSHLLGGGGGSGSAGDDDDERDNVSGDDPKEGAVEVSGSNRRPRGRPPGSKNKPKPPIFVTRDSPNALRSHVMEIANGADIAESVAQFARARQRGVCVMSGSGTVTNVTLRQPSAPGAVMALHGRFEILSLTGAFLPGPAPPGATGMTIYLAGGQGQVVGGSVVGPLIASGPVMVIAATFSNATYERLPLDQEEDDQPPAPNSGQTAGGGGSPPGIGGSLGDANSSMPPGVYNLPPSLVPNGGGQLNHEAYSNWAHGGGRPPF; via the coding sequence ATGGCATGGTGGGCTGGGCAGGTGGGTTTACCCGGAGGACTGAAACACGAAGGCTCAGCTGGCAGCAGCACTCCGATGAAGTTAATGAAACCAGATCTGGGAATCTCCATGAACAACAGTTCCACTAGCCACCTCCttggtggtggaggtggatcAGGATCAGCTGGCGACGATGATGATGAAAGGGACAACGTCAGCGGCGACGACCCCAAGGAGGGCGCCGTCGAAGTCTCAGGCAGCAACAGGCGCCCGAGAGGACGCCCTCCGGGATCTAAAAACAAGCCGAAACCACCCATCTTCGTGACAAGGGATAGCCCCAACGCCCTTCGGAGCCACGTCATGGAGATCGCCAACGGCGCTGACATAGCTGAAAGCGTGGCGCAGTTCGCTAGGGCGAGGCAGAGAGGCGTCTGCGTGATGAGTGGCAGCGGGACCGTCACCAACGTCACGCTCCGGCAGCCTTCAGCTCCCGGAGCGGTCATGGCCCTCCATGGAAGGTTCGAGATTCTCTCCCTGACCGGAGCGTTTTTGCCCGGGCCAGCACCACCAGGGGCGACTGGAATGACCATATACTTGGCGGGCGGGCAGGGACAGGTCGTCGGAGGAAGCGTGGTTGGCCCTCTTATAGCTTCTGGACCGGTCATGGTAATAGCAGCCACTTTCTCTAATGCTACTTATGAAAGACTGCCCTTGGATCAAGAGGAGGATGATCAGCCGCCTGCCCCGAATTCGGGGCAGACGGCTGGAGGTGGTGGATCTCCACCCGGTATTGGGGGGAGTTTGGGCGATGCGAATTCGTCTATGCCGCCCGGGGTTTACAATTTACCGCCTAGTTTGGTTCCGAACGGTGGAGGGCAGCTGAACCATGAGGCATATTCAAATTGGGCTCATGGTGGAGGTAGACCTCCATTTTAA